In a single window of the Deltaproteobacteria bacterium genome:
- a CDS encoding AI-2E family transporter, which translates to MDRKIYLSIMAALATVAALWLLAFFVAPFGKSLAWSLIIGIATIPHYEKLARQLPRHPNCSAGIMVLVITLCIMLPVAAPFVMIAQNATEWYSESERLVLVFTQSVSSFLSHLPLGGKLIALGTKLGIDLTSYPAQYAANASQFLLDVATSTAKNMAELFFVLVLSMFILFFIYRDGEKILFAGLKLFATHQKKIIHYLQNIRETTTSVIVGTLLTCLLQGALAGIGYFFADVPAPVLCAILTAVAAVLPTVGTAIIWVPLVVIVAINVSYAKAVALLLWCAIVVSLSDNLIRPLVIGGKSNISALAIILGVVSGVVAMGLIGLILGPLFFAILTTIWRDVTGIDESGDQQENQTEP; encoded by the coding sequence ATGGACAGGAAAATATACCTGAGCATAATGGCTGCCCTGGCAACGGTCGCCGCCCTTTGGCTGCTCGCCTTTTTTGTGGCGCCCTTTGGCAAGTCGCTGGCCTGGTCGCTCATCATCGGCATTGCGACCATTCCCCATTACGAGAAACTGGCCCGCCAGTTACCCCGTCACCCCAATTGTTCGGCCGGCATCATGGTTCTTGTCATAACACTCTGTATCATGCTGCCGGTAGCCGCCCCGTTCGTAATGATTGCTCAAAACGCTACCGAATGGTACAGCGAGAGCGAGCGGCTCGTACTGGTTTTTACTCAGTCTGTGTCGAGCTTTCTCAGCCATCTTCCTCTGGGCGGCAAGCTCATCGCCTTGGGAACAAAGCTTGGCATTGACCTTACCAGTTATCCGGCACAATATGCGGCCAACGCCTCACAATTTCTTCTCGATGTGGCAACCAGCACAGCCAAAAACATGGCAGAACTTTTTTTTGTGCTGGTACTGTCGATGTTTATCCTCTTTTTCATTTACCGTGACGGTGAAAAGATTTTGTTTGCCGGTCTCAAGCTCTTTGCCACTCACCAGAAAAAAATCATCCATTATCTGCAAAATATTCGAGAGACAACAACATCGGTCATTGTCGGCACCCTGCTGACTTGCCTTTTGCAGGGGGCACTCGCCGGAATCGGCTATTTTTTCGCCGACGTCCCGGCGCCGGTTCTGTGCGCCATCCTCACGGCTGTGGCGGCAGTTTTGCCAACCGTGGGCACGGCCATTATCTGGGTGCCGCTCGTCGTCATTGTTGCCATTAACGTTTCCTATGCCAAGGCGGTGGCGTTATTGTTGTGGTGCGCTATTGTTGTTAGTCTCTCCGATAACTTGATTCGTCCGCTGGTCATCGGAGGGAAAAGCAATATTTCTGCTTTGGCTATCATCCTCGGAGTGGTGAGCGGAGTGGTTGCTATGGGCCTTATCGGTCTGATTCTGGGGCCGCTTTTCTTCGCCATCCTCACCACAATCTGGCGGGACGTAACGGGCATTGACGAGTCAGGAGATCAACAAGAGAATCAAACAGAACCTTAA
- a CDS encoding D-alanine--D-alanine ligase, with protein MKKRTVGLFFGGISNEADISIISAKNIIKYFDYKKYNLVLVYWHKNNQFYILKNAEEINSISEKNNINVGDFSRLFDVALPITHGKYGEDGALQGLLEIQKVPYCGCRVLSSSLCMDKAVFKTFLAGYKINQVNFDFIDLRDKTQSDVEKWIAKIKNNFELPVYIKPSNSGSSVGINKVTDFKNLKKAVRDAARHDDKILVEQGLVNPREIEVAVLGNEELTISDPGELVLDGAFYDFDEKYEKNRTQVAIPAKLDSKTKQEIKNLAEKVYHLCDCKGFARVDFFINNNRVYLNEINTLPGFTDISMFPLLMKSAGIYYKNLINIIIKLAN; from the coding sequence ATGAAAAAGAGAACTGTGGGGTTATTCTTTGGGGGCATAAGTAATGAGGCTGACATATCAATAATTTCGGCCAAGAATATAATTAAATATTTTGATTATAAAAAATATAATTTAGTTCTGGTTTATTGGCACAAAAATAATCAATTTTATATTTTGAAAAACGCAGAAGAAATAAATAGTATTTCTGAAAAAAATAATATTAATGTTGGAGATTTTTCAAGACTATTTGATGTCGCTCTGCCGATTACTCATGGTAAATATGGAGAAGATGGCGCATTACAAGGACTTTTAGAAATCCAGAAAGTGCCATATTGTGGCTGCCGGGTTTTGAGTTCGAGTTTATGTATGGATAAAGCTGTCTTCAAAACATTTTTGGCGGGATATAAGATCAATCAGGTAAATTTTGATTTTATAGATCTGCGGGACAAAACACAAAGCGATGTTGAAAAGTGGATAGCAAAAATAAAAAATAATTTTGAATTGCCAGTTTATATCAAGCCTTCAAATTCTGGTTCTTCAGTCGGTATTAATAAAGTTACTGATTTTAAAAATCTGAAAAAAGCCGTAAGGGATGCGGCTCGGCATGATGATAAAATATTGGTCGAGCAAGGGCTTGTAAACCCCAGGGAAATTGAGGTGGCAGTGTTAGGTAATGAAGAATTAACAATATCTGATCCAGGGGAACTTGTTTTGGATGGAGCTTTCTATGATTTTGATGAAAAATATGAAAAAAACAGGACACAGGTAGCAATTCCAGCCAAGCTTGATTCTAAAACTAAACAAGAAATTAAAAATCTGGCAGAGAAAGTTTATCATCTTTGTGACTGCAAAGGCTTTGCCAGAGTAGATTTTTTTATAAATAATAACAGAGTATATTTGAATGAAATAAACACACTGCCCGGTTTTACGGATATTTCTATGTTTCCGCTGCTAATGAAAAGTGCGGGTATCTATTATAAAAACCTGATAAATATAATTATCAAATTAGCGAATTAA
- a CDS encoding RNA-binding protein — MNIYVGKLAQSVTEDELRTAFAAFGKVDAVNIIKDKYTSQSKGFGFVEMPSAEEAKSAMSQLHGKDMNGQALDVNEARPRVEGSRGGGRRGGGGGRRF, encoded by the coding sequence ATGAATATCTATGTAGGCAAGTTGGCACAGAGTGTCACGGAAGATGAATTGCGCACGGCCTTTGCGGCCTTCGGCAAGGTTGATGCAGTCAATATCATCAAAGACAAGTATACCAGCCAGTCGAAAGGATTCGGGTTCGTGGAGATGCCTTCCGCCGAGGAAGCCAAATCAGCGATGAGTCAACTGCACGGCAAAGATATGAATGGCCAGGCCCTTGACGTCAATGAAGCTCGTCCCCGTGTTGAGGGTAGCAGAGGCGGTGGACGACGTGGCGGTGGCGGCGGGCGTCGTTTTTAG
- a CDS encoding NADP-dependent malic enzyme — MSKIDFSLKNINELFPENFTQEQIARAQTVFLKELSLLAHKFYGGKIQTMPKAGVYGFNWFNVWYTPGVSEISTNIRAHSDSSFDLTNRGNLVAVVSDSTRVLGDGDCTPSGGLGVMEGKAFLMKYLGGIDAVALCIDSYNKQGEHDPDKIIDFVKMLQPSFGAVNLEDISQPNCYKVLDVLREECQIPVWHDDAQGTGSVTLAGLINALKIVHKDLDKVRIVFFGAGAANATIARLIIKAGGDPGRIILFDSTGGLHTGREDIKADARFYRKWELCEATNPQKINAIEEASRGADVLISLSQSGPDVIKPAWISSMADKSIVFACANPIPEIYPYAAKEAGAYVVATGRGDFPNQVNNSIGFPGILKGSLLVRARKVTDEMAIAASYSVARFAENKGLSPDYIMPTMDETDVFAHVAADVAMEAIKNGVARLQLTRDAVYNQTRHDILEARQGIDLMMEHGLIKKPDMGMLESALAKAIEVVKQ, encoded by the coding sequence ATGTCGAAAATTGATTTTTCACTCAAGAACATCAACGAGCTATTCCCGGAAAATTTTACGCAGGAACAGATTGCCCGGGCGCAAACCGTCTTTCTTAAAGAATTATCGTTACTGGCTCACAAATTTTACGGCGGCAAGATACAAACCATGCCTAAGGCCGGGGTATATGGTTTCAACTGGTTTAATGTATGGTACACCCCCGGAGTTTCTGAGATTTCGACCAACATTCGCGCTCACAGCGACTCCTCGTTTGACTTAACGAATCGAGGCAATCTGGTGGCGGTGGTTTCCGATTCCACCCGTGTTCTGGGTGATGGGGATTGTACGCCGTCCGGTGGTTTGGGGGTAATGGAAGGGAAGGCCTTTTTGATGAAATATCTGGGAGGTATAGATGCCGTTGCCCTTTGTATTGACAGCTATAATAAACAAGGCGAGCACGATCCTGACAAGATCATAGATTTTGTCAAGATGCTTCAGCCCAGTTTCGGCGCCGTGAACCTCGAGGACATATCGCAGCCTAACTGTTACAAAGTACTGGATGTTTTACGGGAAGAGTGCCAAATACCCGTTTGGCACGATGATGCTCAGGGGACCGGTTCCGTAACCTTGGCCGGTCTTATCAATGCCTTGAAAATTGTGCACAAGGACCTGGATAAGGTACGGATCGTTTTCTTTGGGGCCGGTGCAGCGAATGCCACCATTGCCCGCCTGATCATCAAAGCCGGTGGCGATCCCGGTAGAATAATTCTGTTCGATTCTACCGGCGGTTTACATACGGGACGGGAGGATATCAAGGCCGACGCCCGTTTTTACCGCAAATGGGAATTGTGTGAGGCCACAAATCCGCAAAAAATAAACGCTATTGAAGAGGCTTCCCGGGGGGCAGATGTTCTTATTTCCCTCAGCCAGTCGGGCCCTGATGTGATAAAACCCGCCTGGATCAGCAGTATGGCTGACAAATCCATTGTTTTTGCCTGCGCCAATCCGATACCCGAAATTTACCCCTATGCCGCCAAGGAGGCCGGGGCATACGTGGTGGCGACCGGCCGGGGTGACTTCCCCAACCAGGTAAATAACTCTATCGGGTTTCCGGGTATTCTGAAGGGCTCGCTTCTGGTTCGCGCCCGCAAGGTGACCGACGAAATGGCTATCGCAGCTTCCTATTCGGTGGCGCGTTTTGCCGAAAATAAAGGTTTGAGCCCGGATTACATCATGCCCACCATGGATGAAACCGATGTCTTCGCCCACGTGGCCGCCGATGTGGCCATGGAAGCTATCAAGAACGGAGTCGCACGCCTTCAGCTCACCAGGGATGCCGTTTACAACCAAACCCGGCACGATATCCTGGAAGCCCGCCAGGGGATAGACCTGATGATGGAGCATGGTCTGATTAAGAAACCAGATATGGGCATGCTGGAATCAGCTCTTGCCAAAGCGATTGAGGTGGTAAAGCAATGA